Proteins from a genomic interval of Sphingomonas sp. Y38-1Y:
- the addB gene encoding double-strand break repair protein AddB, translating into MAEAARGPSVSTIPAHKAFADTLAIGLMRRYGREPMGLARGVVIVPTSRAVRAITDAFVRLSEGGLLLPRIVAIGDTDLDEAVGPFFDPADAAPVPPAIEPLKRRLILARLLQEARPGLDPAEAVRLAGDLARTLDQLQVEEVDPARLRAIDLSGELSQHWATALSTFEVVLDRWPGERARLGVIDLAERRRQLLDRACRHWANAAPARFVCAAGVTSPVPAVARLLRCVAGLPEGFVVLPGLATGLDDAAWDALGPHAPDPVRGITRPSIETHPQFALKLLLDRMGVAREEVQPWRVASELDAPPARGRAIDSAMLPASLTHRWPTLPKGERRFDGVTAIEVATPAEEAQAIALKLREALEVPGRTAALVTPDRNLAARVAAHCARWGIAIDDSAGRPLAMLAPGTLLLAIVEAAGQSFAPMALLALLKHPLVAASDPERRLKWLEGARRLDLALRGPRPAPGLAGIDAHLREGDARTARLREAAREWWDGVRDCLAPVAAMAEGGDRPLGDHAALLREAATLLAGDAAWARAEGRAAADLLEALERDGGEGPRAISAGALLPLMRNLLDEVAIRPPQGGHPRLAIYGLIEARLQSADVVVLGGLNEGSWPALPAPDPWLAPRIRGELGLPSLERRIGLAAHDFAMALGAREVLLTRARRDASAPTIPSRFWLRLEALAEGLESEPGLNGWVRALDTAAHRPAARPAPCPPLADRPDAISVTEVDRLKADPYAFYARRMLRLSPLDPVDADPSAAWRGTAVHSILEAWSRRDGHDPVRLVERAHAMLADTRTHPIVRALWRPRLIAAVEWIAAELTRQMGEGRRVLGVEESGAIAIERVTLTGKYDRIDRMPDGSLGIVDYKTGKPPSPAAVAAGFSLQLGLIGLIAERGGFDRITGEAMSFEYWSLAKRGDALGYTQSPVGGRSGIAPEDFVGMAHDHFVAAVREWLTGEAPFTAKLVPEMAPYAEYDQLMRRDEWYGRD; encoded by the coding sequence ATGGCTGAAGCGGCCAGAGGCCCTTCGGTTTCCACCATTCCCGCGCACAAGGCGTTTGCCGACACGCTCGCGATCGGGCTGATGCGGCGATACGGGCGCGAGCCGATGGGGCTGGCGCGCGGGGTCGTCATCGTGCCGACCAGCCGCGCGGTGCGGGCGATCACCGATGCGTTCGTGCGGCTGAGCGAGGGCGGGCTGCTGCTGCCCCGCATCGTCGCGATCGGCGACACCGACTTGGACGAGGCGGTCGGGCCGTTCTTCGACCCCGCGGACGCCGCGCCGGTGCCGCCCGCGATCGAGCCGCTCAAGCGCCGGCTGATCCTCGCGCGGCTGCTTCAGGAGGCGCGGCCGGGCCTCGACCCCGCCGAGGCCGTGCGGCTGGCCGGTGACCTCGCCCGCACGCTCGACCAGTTGCAGGTCGAGGAGGTCGACCCGGCACGGCTGCGCGCGATCGATCTGTCGGGCGAGCTGTCGCAGCATTGGGCGACGGCGCTGTCGACGTTCGAGGTGGTGCTCGACCGCTGGCCGGGCGAGCGCGCGCGGCTGGGCGTCATCGACCTGGCCGAGCGGCGGCGGCAATTGCTCGACCGCGCGTGCCGGCACTGGGCAAATGCGGCGCCCGCGCGGTTCGTATGCGCAGCGGGCGTGACCTCGCCGGTGCCGGCGGTGGCGCGGCTGCTGCGCTGCGTGGCGGGGTTGCCGGAGGGGTTCGTCGTGCTGCCGGGTCTCGCGACCGGGCTGGACGATGCGGCGTGGGACGCGCTGGGGCCGCACGCACCCGATCCGGTGAGGGGCATCACCCGCCCGTCGATCGAGACGCACCCGCAATTCGCGCTCAAGCTGCTGCTCGACCGAATGGGCGTTGCGCGCGAGGAGGTGCAGCCGTGGCGCGTTGCGAGCGAACTCGACGCGCCGCCCGCGCGGGGGCGGGCGATCGACAGCGCGATGCTGCCCGCGAGCCTCACCCACCGCTGGCCGACCCTGCCCAAGGGCGAGCGCCGCTTCGACGGCGTGACTGCGATCGAGGTGGCGACCCCGGCCGAGGAGGCGCAAGCGATCGCGCTCAAGCTTCGCGAGGCGCTGGAGGTGCCGGGGCGCACCGCGGCGCTGGTGACGCCCGACCGCAACCTGGCCGCGCGCGTCGCCGCGCATTGCGCGCGCTGGGGAATCGCGATCGACGATTCGGCGGGCCGGCCGCTGGCGATGCTGGCGCCGGGGACGTTGCTCCTCGCCATCGTCGAGGCGGCGGGGCAAAGCTTCGCCCCGATGGCGCTGCTGGCGTTGCTCAAGCATCCGCTGGTCGCGGCGAGCGATCCCGAGCGGCGCCTCAAGTGGTTGGAGGGCGCGCGGCGGCTCGACCTGGCGCTGCGCGGCCCGAGGCCGGCGCCGGGGCTGGCGGGCATCGACGCGCATCTTCGCGAGGGCGACGCGCGCACCGCGCGGCTGCGCGAGGCGGCACGCGAGTGGTGGGACGGCGTGCGCGATTGCCTCGCCCCCGTCGCGGCGATGGCGGAGGGCGGCGACCGGCCGCTCGGCGATCATGCGGCGCTACTGCGCGAGGCGGCGACGTTGCTGGCGGGCGATGCCGCCTGGGCGCGTGCCGAGGGGCGGGCGGCGGCCGATCTGCTCGAGGCGCTGGAGCGCGACGGCGGCGAGGGGCCGCGCGCGATCTCCGCCGGCGCGCTGCTGCCGTTGATGCGCAACCTGCTCGACGAGGTGGCGATCCGGCCGCCGCAGGGCGGGCATCCGCGGCTCGCCATCTATGGCCTGATCGAGGCGCGGTTGCAGAGCGCCGACGTCGTCGTGCTTGGCGGGCTGAACGAAGGATCGTGGCCCGCGCTGCCCGCGCCCGATCCGTGGCTGGCGCCGCGCATCCGCGGCGAGCTTGGCCTGCCGTCGCTCGAACGCCGGATCGGTCTCGCCGCGCACGACTTCGCGATGGCGCTCGGCGCGCGCGAAGTGCTGCTGACGCGCGCGCGGCGAGATGCGTCGGCGCCGACGATCCCGTCGCGCTTCTGGCTGAGGCTGGAGGCGCTGGCCGAAGGGTTGGAGTCCGAGCCGGGATTGAACGGCTGGGTTCGCGCGCTGGATACCGCCGCGCATCGTCCGGCGGCGCGACCGGCGCCGTGCCCGCCGCTCGCGGACCGGCCGGATGCGATCAGCGTGACCGAGGTCGACCGGCTGAAGGCCGATCCGTACGCCTTCTACGCGCGGCGGATGCTGCGGCTGTCGCCGCTCGATCCCGTCGACGCCGATCCGAGCGCGGCGTGGCGCGGGACCGCGGTGCATTCGATCCTGGAGGCATGGTCGCGCCGCGACGGCCACGATCCGGTGCGGCTGGTCGAGCGCGCGCACGCGATGCTTGCCGACACGCGAACGCACCCGATCGTCCGCGCGCTGTGGCGCCCACGCCTGATCGCCGCGGTCGAATGGATCGCCGCCGAGCTGACCCGCCAGATGGGTGAGGGCCGACGCGTGCTGGGCGTCGAGGAATCGGGCGCGATCGCGATCGAACGCGTGACGCTGACGGGCAAGTACGACCGCATCGACCGGATGCCCGACGGCAGCCTGGGCATCGTCGACTACAAGACCGGCAAGCCGCCGAGTCCCGCGGCGGTGGCGGCGGGGTTCAGCCTACAGCTCGGGCTCATCGGCCTGATCGCCGAGCGCGGCGGGTTCGACCGGATTACGGGCGAGGCGATGAGCTTCGAATATTGGTCGCTGGCGAAACGCGGCGATGCGCTCGGCTATACGCAGAGCCCGGTCGGCGGGCGAAGCGGCATCGCGCCGGAGGATTTCGTCGGCATGGCGCACGACCATTTCGTCGCCGCGGTGCGCGAGTGGCTGACGGGGGAGGCGCCGTTCACGGCCAAGCTGGTGCCAGAGATGGCGCCCTATGCCGAGTATGACCAGCTGATGCGGCGGGACGAGTGGTATGGGCGTGATTGA
- a CDS encoding nucleotidyltransferase family protein, whose translation MAQTLSLRPNPDVAVPRTAMVMAAGLGKRMRPLTATRPKPLVEVAGKPLIDHVFDRLRAAGVARAVVNVHYLADVLEAHLRHRVKGIEIAVSDERSQLLETGGGLAHARGLLGNEPILCVNSDNLWVDGPIDAIVQLAQMWDADRMDALLLMVPLARANGHSGRGDFHLDAEGRIVRRRAAGRLAPFVYTGVQILNPAIVRDYPEGPFSTNLFWNRAIEAGRAYGAAHEGLWFDVGSPKSIGMTEALLADG comes from the coding sequence ATGGCCCAGACGCTCTCGCTTCGGCCCAACCCCGACGTTGCGGTGCCCAGGACCGCGATGGTGATGGCCGCGGGCCTCGGCAAGCGGATGCGTCCGCTGACGGCGACGCGCCCCAAGCCGTTGGTCGAGGTCGCGGGCAAGCCGCTGATCGACCATGTCTTCGACCGGCTGCGCGCGGCCGGCGTCGCAAGGGCGGTGGTCAACGTCCATTATCTCGCCGACGTGCTGGAGGCGCACCTCCGCCACCGCGTGAAGGGCATCGAGATCGCGGTGTCCGACGAACGATCGCAATTGCTCGAGACCGGCGGCGGGCTGGCGCACGCGCGCGGGCTGCTGGGCAACGAGCCGATCCTGTGCGTCAATTCCGACAATCTGTGGGTCGATGGGCCGATCGACGCGATCGTGCAGCTGGCGCAGATGTGGGACGCCGACCGGATGGACGCGCTCCTCCTGATGGTGCCGCTCGCGCGGGCGAACGGCCATTCGGGGCGCGGCGACTTCCACCTCGATGCCGAGGGACGGATCGTGCGGCGGCGCGCGGCCGGCCGGCTGGCGCCGTTCGTCTATACGGGCGTCCAGATCCTCAATCCGGCGATCGTGCGCGATTATCCCGAAGGGCCGTTCTCGACCAACCTGTTCTGGAACCGCGCGATCGAGGCGGGGCGCGCTTATGGCGCCGCGCATGAGGGACTGTGGTTCGATGTCGGCAGTCCCAAATCGATCGGAATGACCGAGGCATTGCTCGCCGATGGCTGA
- a CDS encoding aminoglycoside phosphotransferase family protein, producing the protein MNPPAAALPFLAALGWGDAEIQPIPGDASFRRYFRIVAPGRSAILMAAPPPREDPRPFLSVARWLTDRGFAAPEILGEDLGRGLILLEDFGNARMRETVDAAPESELRLYEEAVRLLVRLHEHAPMDLRPYDMAEYRREAALLTEWYCAALGLDVDVDGYARAWEAVLAPLSPPSVTVLRDYHAENLMLIEGRAETLGLLDFQDALAGHPAYDLVSLLQDARRDVPTAIEAAMLDLYVRTVGADESFAIAYHVLGAQRNAKIVGIFTRLWKRDGKPRYPTLCPRVWGYLERDLAHPALAPVAAWFDANIPPHLRGDPVELAR; encoded by the coding sequence CTGAATCCGCCGGCCGCGGCGCTGCCCTTCCTCGCGGCGCTCGGCTGGGGCGATGCCGAGATCCAGCCGATCCCCGGCGACGCCTCGTTCCGCCGCTATTTCCGCATCGTCGCGCCGGGACGCAGCGCCATCCTGATGGCTGCGCCGCCCCCGCGCGAGGACCCGCGCCCGTTCCTCTCGGTGGCGCGCTGGCTGACCGATCGTGGATTCGCCGCGCCCGAAATCCTGGGCGAGGATCTGGGCCGGGGCCTGATCCTGCTCGAGGATTTCGGCAATGCCCGAATGCGCGAGACCGTCGACGCGGCGCCCGAAAGCGAGCTGCGGCTGTATGAAGAGGCGGTGCGGCTGCTCGTCCGGCTGCACGAACATGCGCCGATGGACCTGCGTCCCTATGACATGGCAGAATATCGGCGAGAGGCGGCGCTGCTGACGGAATGGTATTGCGCGGCGCTGGGGCTGGACGTCGATGTCGACGGGTATGCGAGGGCGTGGGAGGCGGTGCTCGCGCCGCTGTCGCCGCCCAGCGTCACGGTGCTGCGCGACTATCATGCCGAGAATCTGATGCTGATCGAGGGGCGGGCGGAGACGCTGGGGCTGCTCGATTTCCAGGACGCGCTGGCGGGGCATCCCGCCTACGACCTCGTCTCGCTGCTCCAGGATGCGCGGCGCGACGTGCCGACGGCGATCGAGGCGGCGATGCTCGACCTCTATGTGCGAACGGTCGGCGCCGACGAGAGCTTCGCGATCGCCTATCACGTGCTCGGTGCGCAGCGGAACGCCAAGATCGTCGGCATCTTTACCCGGCTGTGGAAGCGCGACGGCAAGCCGCGTTACCCGACGCTCTGCCCGCGCGTGTGGGGATATCTGGAGCGCGACCTGGCGCATCCGGCGCTGGCCCCTGTGGCGGCGTGGTTCGATGCCAACATCCCGCCGCACCTGCGCGGCGATCCGGTCGAGCTCGCGCGCTGA
- the tsaE gene encoding tRNA (adenosine(37)-N6)-threonylcarbamoyltransferase complex ATPase subunit type 1 TsaE, giving the protein MIALGDEAAALALGARLAAVLRAGDAVTLSGPLGAGKTTIARGLLAALGLEGEAPSPSYAIVQSYQPPEVRLPVMHVDLYRIEDEGELLELGLDDARYDGALVVEWPERVGAHVFPDALRVTLIVAEDGSRGLTADVPAAWEARWPLT; this is encoded by the coding sequence ATGATCGCGCTGGGCGACGAGGCGGCGGCGCTGGCGCTGGGCGCCAGGCTGGCGGCGGTGCTGCGGGCGGGTGATGCGGTGACGCTGTCGGGGCCGCTGGGCGCAGGCAAGACGACGATCGCGCGCGGCCTCCTCGCGGCGCTGGGGCTGGAGGGGGAGGCGCCGAGCCCCAGCTATGCGATCGTCCAGAGCTATCAGCCGCCGGAAGTCCGGCTGCCGGTGATGCATGTCGATCTCTATCGGATCGAGGACGAGGGCGAGCTGCTCGAACTCGGGCTGGACGACGCACGCTATGACGGCGCGCTGGTGGTCGAGTGGCCCGAGCGGGTCGGGGCCCACGTCTTTCCGGATGCCCTTCGCGTGACGCTGATCGTCGCCGAGGACGGGTCGCGCGGCTTGACAGCGGACGTGCCGGCGGCATGGGAAGCGCGATGGCCCCTGACCTGA
- a CDS encoding sensor histidine kinase — protein MIVATGSAALAGAVLALLVAGAAWALYTGLKMRAAARGTDSDNARLWALIRSAPARALVVRGDGRVEASSQLLVWLGLSSPPRELSGLSADGAGLVREDADRLAAAIEGARRAAIPFRLPVRAVGSDRLLMAAGERAASALTRDAGVIVWFFDATETQGEVQRLSERVEMLRDAYQALKGLIEAAPMPMWYRTGDLRLALVNTAYVAAVEANDADDAVARQVELVEMGAPGAPPSQALAAQEAGAPRATALPATIGGQRRMLRVHDVPLADGGIAGFAIDIEDLERARTGIKRFGEAQRAMLDRISAGVVQFGPDRALVFCNQPFRRLFAMRGEWLADRPEFDRVLERMREAGKLPEVRDFPGWKNERRGWFTAADAQIEEGWHLAGGIHLRVVAQPLPDGGLLLIFEDRTEQVQLASARDTLLRVRTATIENLFEAIAVFAADGRLQHWNNKFRTAFGLDETMLQGHPRVDALAKEVAPRLANPSRAALMAELVRSATAERLQRGGRVAFADGKHFEFGAVPLPDGNALLTMLDISDSRKIEQALRDRAEALEAADRVKTAFVANMSYELRTPLTSIKGFAEMLEGGYAGALTETGQGYTAAILESVDRLGALVDDVLDLTQADQPPVREPLGVGDAAEAAAAAVAPLAADKRIDLATEVKGTAGKVQAEGRRIRQAIEHVLRHAIFGTPAGGRVLLHVDGDRDRARIVVSDDGPGMSPEAQARAFDRFARHGVTGSGERALGLGLAIARQAIEAHGGTVTLMSEPGQGTLVTIELPRR, from the coding sequence ATGATCGTGGCGACGGGATCGGCGGCGCTGGCCGGGGCCGTGCTCGCCTTGCTCGTCGCGGGTGCCGCCTGGGCGCTCTACACCGGCCTGAAGATGCGCGCGGCGGCGCGCGGCACCGACAGCGACAATGCGCGGCTCTGGGCACTGATCCGGTCGGCGCCCGCGCGCGCGCTGGTGGTGCGCGGCGACGGGCGGGTCGAGGCGTCGAGCCAGCTGCTAGTTTGGTTGGGATTGTCCTCGCCGCCGCGCGAGCTGTCGGGCCTGTCGGCGGACGGCGCCGGGCTGGTGCGCGAGGATGCCGATCGGCTGGCGGCCGCGATCGAGGGTGCGCGGCGGGCGGCGATCCCGTTCCGCCTGCCGGTGCGCGCGGTGGGAAGCGACCGGCTGTTGATGGCGGCGGGCGAGCGGGCCGCGTCGGCGCTGACGCGCGATGCCGGGGTCATCGTCTGGTTCTTCGACGCAACGGAAACGCAGGGCGAAGTGCAGCGGCTGTCGGAACGGGTCGAAATGCTGCGCGACGCGTATCAGGCGCTGAAGGGCCTGATCGAGGCGGCGCCGATGCCGATGTGGTATCGCACCGGCGACCTGAGGCTGGCGCTGGTCAACACCGCCTATGTCGCGGCGGTCGAGGCGAACGATGCGGACGATGCAGTCGCGCGGCAGGTCGAGCTGGTCGAGATGGGCGCGCCCGGCGCACCGCCCTCCCAGGCACTCGCCGCGCAGGAGGCGGGGGCACCGCGCGCGACCGCGCTGCCGGCGACGATCGGCGGGCAGCGACGAATGCTGCGCGTCCATGACGTGCCGCTTGCCGATGGCGGGATCGCCGGCTTCGCGATCGACATCGAGGATCTGGAGCGAGCGCGGACCGGCATCAAGCGCTTCGGCGAGGCGCAGCGGGCGATGCTCGACCGCATCTCCGCCGGCGTCGTGCAGTTCGGCCCCGACCGCGCGCTGGTCTTCTGCAACCAGCCGTTCCGCCGGCTGTTCGCGATGCGCGGCGAGTGGCTGGCCGACCGGCCCGAGTTCGACCGCGTGCTGGAACGAATGCGCGAGGCGGGTAAGCTCCCTGAGGTGCGCGACTTCCCCGGCTGGAAGAACGAGCGGCGCGGCTGGTTCACCGCGGCCGATGCGCAGATCGAGGAAGGCTGGCACCTGGCCGGCGGCATCCACCTGCGTGTCGTTGCGCAGCCGCTGCCCGATGGCGGGCTGCTGCTGATCTTCGAGGATCGGACCGAGCAGGTACAGCTCGCCAGCGCGCGCGACACGCTGCTGCGCGTCCGCACCGCGACAATCGAGAATCTGTTCGAGGCGATCGCCGTGTTCGCCGCCGACGGCCGGCTCCAGCATTGGAACAACAAGTTCCGCACCGCCTTCGGCCTGGACGAGACCATGCTTCAGGGCCATCCGCGCGTCGATGCGCTGGCCAAGGAAGTCGCGCCGCGGCTCGCCAATCCGTCGCGCGCGGCACTGATGGCCGAGCTCGTCCGGTCGGCAACTGCCGAGCGGCTCCAGCGCGGCGGGCGCGTCGCCTTTGCCGACGGGAAGCATTTCGAGTTCGGCGCGGTGCCGCTGCCCGACGGCAACGCGCTGCTGACGATGCTCGACATCTCCGACAGCCGGAAGATCGAGCAGGCCCTACGCGATCGTGCCGAGGCGCTGGAAGCCGCGGACCGCGTCAAGACTGCGTTCGTCGCGAACATGAGCTATGAGCTCCGCACGCCGCTCACCTCGATCAAGGGCTTCGCCGAGATGCTGGAGGGCGGTTATGCCGGCGCGCTGACGGAAACGGGGCAGGGCTATACCGCCGCCATTCTCGAATCGGTCGATCGGCTGGGTGCGCTGGTCGACGATGTGCTCGATCTGACGCAGGCCGACCAGCCGCCGGTGCGCGAGCCGCTGGGCGTCGGCGATGCCGCCGAGGCCGCCGCCGCCGCGGTCGCGCCGCTCGCCGCCGACAAGCGCATCGACCTCGCCACCGAGGTAAAGGGCACTGCGGGCAAGGTGCAGGCGGAGGGCAGGCGCATCCGCCAGGCAATCGAGCATGTGCTTCGCCACGCGATCTTCGGCACGCCCGCGGGCGGCCGGGTGCTGCTGCATGTCGATGGCGATCGCGACCGGGCGCGGATCGTCGTGTCCGACGACGGGCCGGGCATGTCGCCGGAGGCGCAGGCGCGCGCGTTCGACCGCTTCGCGCGGCACGGCGTCACCGGCTCCGGCGAGCGCGCGCTTGGCCTCGGCCTCGCCATCGCGCGCCAGGCGATCGAGGCGCATGGCGGCACGGTGACGCTGATGTCCGAACCGGGGCAGGGGACGCTGGTGACCATCGAGCTGCCGCGGCGATGA
- the addA gene encoding double-strand break repair helicase AddA, translated as MSRPLHSLRGAQRDASHPERHVWLAASAGTGKTQVLAARVFRLLLAGSRPEAILCLTFTKAGAAEMAERIAGTLARWVRLDSNDLFHELRGLGEPATPDQVERARTLFARVLDAPGGLRIQTIHGFCQSLLAAFPAEAGLVPGFRPLEPREQAVLRRDALARLLEDEAREGRVRVEEAIGALALRLGEARVEAFLHACAAKPDAMDALPIGDGIAPWLRRQLGLPAGDVDAEIEASCGDDRFDLESLRALSALQSGWGTKRGLERADVIAAWLAAEPAVRAATLGDLHLVWATGKGDPRGGKGQVPPGDDYAPLAERLHGRCAELLQLKVRAGYADALASALDAGRAYAQAYRSAKRLAGAVDFDDLIAATVRLLETPGMGEWVRYKLDLATEHVLIDEAQDTNLAQWRIVQAIADEFFAGEGTRGTRVRTLFTVGDDKQAIFGFQGTDPIFFNAARLHFDRLGAGPPIEAEARRPLDTVALTESFRSTATVLRFVDAALDALPEPGMGSGDRQPHASRVPGPGRVTLMPPVIAGGSDADEESWIDDQVRELARRIARQVRDWLKDGHRLASKGRVLRPEDVMILVKRRGDLASLIVARLYAEGVPVAGVDRLRLNAPLAVQDLLVAIRFVLQPGDDLSLASLLVSPLIGWSQDELMAAAMKRQGGLWRHLRATQPAERLAPLQHLLARADFTTPYRFLEDILSGEIEGRRRLIERLGEEARDPIEELLSAALAFERNATPSLQRFLDWFDRGEVEIVRDSSRPQAAVRVMTAHGAKGLQAPLVILADATADPTQNRRELIEWQPDLDLPPLPVFRPRAAERGGPLDAVVEASDRRELEEHWRLFYVAATRAEEQLVIAGSLSERAKGEAPALSWYRAASLAMDALGVPAGEMRVLDDAEPAAAMVAETGGSGSAAMPLPAWARQPAPEEARPPRPLAPSSLGDDAVADPPPAGPAMQAAAERGRLLHGLFERLPALPPGHRAAAGEAWLAGNPLGDGLAAQALSIIEHPDFAELFGADALAEAPIAATVEGRVIAGTVDRLLVEPDRVRLVDFKTGRRAPAALDEVPVHHARQMAAYAAALGVIFPGRRIEAALLYTAGPRLIVLPAETLAALKPGLPAAEQSLASRA; from the coding sequence ATGAGCCGCCCACTCCATTCTCTCCGCGGTGCGCAGCGGGACGCGAGTCATCCGGAACGCCATGTCTGGCTCGCCGCGTCGGCTGGGACCGGCAAGACGCAGGTGCTGGCCGCACGGGTGTTCCGGTTGCTGCTGGCGGGGAGCCGACCCGAGGCGATCCTGTGCCTGACCTTTACCAAGGCGGGCGCGGCGGAGATGGCCGAGCGGATCGCGGGCACGCTCGCGCGCTGGGTGCGGCTCGACAGCAACGATCTGTTCCACGAGCTGCGCGGACTGGGCGAGCCCGCCACCCCCGACCAGGTCGAGCGCGCGCGGACGCTGTTCGCGCGCGTGCTCGACGCGCCTGGTGGCCTTCGCATCCAGACCATCCACGGTTTCTGCCAGAGCCTGCTCGCCGCCTTTCCGGCGGAAGCGGGGCTGGTGCCGGGCTTCCGTCCGCTCGAACCGCGCGAGCAGGCGGTGCTCCGCCGCGACGCGCTCGCCCGGCTGCTGGAGGACGAAGCGCGGGAGGGGCGGGTGCGCGTCGAGGAAGCGATCGGCGCGCTCGCGCTCCGCCTCGGCGAGGCGCGGGTGGAGGCGTTCCTCCATGCCTGTGCTGCCAAGCCCGATGCGATGGACGCGCTGCCGATCGGTGACGGGATCGCGCCGTGGCTGCGCCGCCAGCTCGGCCTGCCGGCGGGCGACGTCGATGCCGAGATCGAGGCGTCATGCGGCGACGATCGCTTCGACCTCGAAAGCCTGCGCGCGCTGTCGGCGCTGCAATCGGGCTGGGGGACGAAGCGCGGGCTCGAGCGCGCGGACGTCATCGCCGCCTGGCTTGCCGCCGAACCGGCGGTGCGCGCGGCGACGTTGGGCGACCTCCACCTCGTCTGGGCGACAGGCAAGGGCGATCCACGCGGCGGCAAGGGACAGGTGCCGCCCGGCGACGACTATGCGCCGCTCGCCGAGCGGCTGCACGGCCGCTGCGCCGAGCTGCTGCAGCTCAAGGTGCGTGCGGGCTATGCCGATGCGCTCGCCTCCGCGCTCGATGCGGGCCGCGCCTATGCCCAAGCTTATCGAAGCGCCAAGCGGCTGGCGGGGGCGGTCGATTTCGACGACCTGATCGCCGCGACCGTGCGCCTCCTGGAAACGCCGGGGATGGGCGAGTGGGTGCGCTACAAGCTCGACCTCGCGACCGAGCACGTCCTGATCGACGAGGCGCAGGACACCAACCTGGCGCAATGGCGGATCGTCCAGGCGATCGCCGACGAGTTCTTCGCGGGCGAGGGGACACGGGGCACGCGGGTGCGGACGCTGTTCACCGTCGGCGACGACAAGCAGGCGATCTTCGGGTTCCAGGGCACCGACCCGATCTTCTTCAACGCCGCGCGACTGCATTTCGATCGGCTGGGCGCCGGGCCGCCGATCGAGGCGGAGGCGCGCCGTCCGCTCGACACGGTCGCGCTGACCGAAAGCTTTCGGTCCACGGCGACGGTGCTGCGCTTCGTCGATGCCGCGCTCGACGCGCTGCCCGAGCCCGGCATGGGATCGGGCGATCGCCAGCCCCATGCCAGCCGCGTGCCGGGACCGGGCCGGGTCACGCTGATGCCGCCGGTGATCGCGGGCGGCAGCGACGCGGACGAGGAGAGCTGGATCGACGACCAGGTCCGCGAACTCGCCCGCCGCATCGCGCGGCAGGTGCGCGACTGGCTGAAGGATGGGCATCGGCTCGCGTCGAAGGGCCGGGTGCTCCGGCCCGAGGACGTGATGATCCTGGTCAAGCGGCGCGGCGATCTCGCTTCGCTGATCGTCGCGCGCCTCTATGCCGAGGGGGTGCCGGTGGCGGGCGTCGATCGGTTGCGGCTGAACGCGCCGCTCGCGGTGCAGGACCTGCTCGTGGCGATCCGCTTCGTGCTCCAGCCGGGGGACGACCTCAGCCTTGCCAGCCTGCTCGTCTCGCCGCTGATCGGCTGGAGCCAGGACGAGCTGATGGCGGCGGCGATGAAGCGGCAAGGGGGGCTGTGGCGCCACCTGCGCGCGACGCAGCCGGCCGAGCGGCTGGCACCGCTCCAGCACCTGCTCGCACGCGCCGACTTCACCACGCCCTATCGCTTCCTGGAGGACATCCTCTCGGGCGAGATCGAGGGGCGCCGCCGCCTGATCGAGCGACTGGGCGAGGAAGCGCGCGATCCGATCGAGGAGCTGTTGTCGGCCGCGCTCGCCTTCGAGCGGAACGCGACGCCGTCGCTCCAGCGCTTCCTCGACTGGTTCGACCGCGGCGAGGTCGAGATCGTGCGCGACAGCTCGCGGCCGCAGGCGGCGGTGCGGGTGATGACCGCGCATGGTGCCAAGGGGCTGCAGGCGCCGCTCGTGATCCTGGCCGACGCGACCGCCGACCCGACGCAGAACCGGCGCGAACTGATCGAGTGGCAGCCCGACCTCGACCTGCCGCCGCTCCCCGTCTTCCGCCCCCGCGCCGCCGAGCGCGGCGGGCCGCTCGACGCGGTGGTGGAGGCGAGCGACCGGCGCGAGCTGGAGGAGCATTGGCGGCTCTTCTACGTCGCGGCGACGCGGGCGGAGGAGCAACTGGTGATCGCCGGCAGCCTGTCCGAGCGGGCGAAGGGCGAGGCGCCGGCGCTCAGCTGGTACCGCGCGGCGTCGCTGGCGATGGATGCGCTGGGCGTGCCGGCCGGCGAGATGCGCGTGCTGGACGATGCCGAGCCGGCGGCGGCGATGGTGGCGGAGACGGGCGGGTCGGGATCGGCCGCGATGCCGCTCCCGGCCTGGGCACGGCAACCGGCGCCCGAGGAGGCACGCCCGCCGCGACCGCTCGCGCCGTCGTCGCTGGGCGATGATGCCGTTGCCGATCCGCCCCCCGCCGGCCCGGCGATGCAGGCCGCGGCCGAGCGCGGGCGGCTGCTCCACGGCCTGTTCGAGCGGCTGCCGGCACTCCCGCCCGGGCACCGCGCGGCGGCCGGCGAGGCGTGGCTGGCGGGCAATCCGCTGGGCGACGGGCTGGCGGCGCAGGCGCTGTCGATCATCGAGCATCCCGATTTCGCCGAGCTGTTCGGCGCGGATGCGCTGGCCGAGGCGCCGATCGCGGCGACGGTGGAGGGGCGGGTGATCGCGGGCACCGTCGACCGGCTGCTGGTCGAGCCCGATCGCGTTCGGCTGGTCGACTTCAAGACCGGCCGGCGGGCGCCGGCCGCGCTGGACGAGGTGCCGGTGCATCATGCGCGGCAGATGGCGGCCTATGCCGCGGCGCTCGGCGTCATCTTTCCGGGGCGGAGGATCGAGGCGGCCTTGCTCTACACCGCCGGCCCGCGGCTGATCGTGCTGCCGGCCGAGACGCTGGCGGCGCTGAAGCCCGGCTTGCCGGCCGCGGAGCAAAGCTTGGCTTCGCGCGCTTGA